The DNA region CATTTCCGATGCGCGCATGAGCGGCACGAGCTATGGCGCATGCGTGCTGCACGTGGCGCCGGAGTCGTTCATTGGCGGGCCGTTCGCGCTGGTGCGCGACGGCGACATGATCGAACTCGACGTGCCGCAGCGCAAGCTGAACGTGCTGGTATCGGATGAGGAACTGGCGCGCCGCAAGGCCGAGTGGGTCGCGCCCGCGCCGAGGTTCTCACGCGGCTACGGCGCGATGCATCAGGTGCATGTGCTGCAGGCCGACAAGGGCTGCGACTTCGACTTCCTGCAACGCGATGGCGCAAGCGCTGCGGCGGGTGAGCCGGAGATTCACTGACCATCCCGGCATCCGGCGATAAAGGCGCAGCGCCGTCCGTGTCGGGAGACAGGAACAGAACAACAAGAACGCGCACGCAGCGCGACGACAACACGCAACAACATCAATAACCAAGCCCAGGAGGGGATACGGATGGAGAAGAAACACTACGCAGGCGTCAAGGCGGCGCTGGTGGTTGGCGCGTCGCTGGCCACGGCGGCGCCTGCGTTCGCGCAAAGCAGCGTGACGCTGTACGGCATCGTCGATAACGGCATTGGTTATCAGTCGAGCTCGACGACGCTCGGTTCGACCACGGGCGGTCACTCGTCCGTCAAGATGGTCACGGGCGTGTGGGCGGGCAGCCGCTTCGGCCTGAAGGGCGCAGAAGACCTCGGTGGCGGCACGAAGGCGATCTTCACACTGGAAGAAGGCTTCAGCGCGAACAACGGCGCGATGTCGACGAGCAACCTGATGTTCAGCCGCCAGGCGTTCGTCGGCGTCACGAACGACAACTACGGCTCGCTGACGGCTGGCCGCCAGTACGCGTCGTACTACCAGCTGCTGTCGCCGTACAGCCCGACCACCTGGCTCACCGGCTTCTATGGCGCGCACGCGGGCGACGTCGACGGTCTCGATACGATTTATCGTGCGAACAACACGCTGCTGTACATGTCGCCGAAAATCTACGGCTTCAAGTTCAGCGGTTCGTATTCGTTCGGGGGCGTGGCGGGCAGCGCGTATCAGGGCTCGACGTGGAGCACGGCGGTCCAGTATGCACAAGGCCCGATCGGCATCGCGGTCGGCTTCTCGAAGATCAACAACTCGAACGTGAATGGCGGCACGTTCGGCGCCGATACGGCGACGTCGAATGCAGGTGCGCAGGCGGGCGTTTCGGCCGTGACCAACGGCTACCAGTCGGCACGCGCGCAGCAACGCTTCGCGGTCGGCGCGGGCTATACGTTCAACAGCCAGTTCGACATTACGGCGACGTATTCGAACGTGCAGTACATTCCGGGCATCGGGTCGGGCTTCCACGACCTGTCGATCTGGAACTCGGGCGGCGTCGTGCTGCACTGGAAGCCGACGGCGGCATGGGACTTCGCGACGGGCTATGCCTACACGCGCGCGACGAAGGCCAACGGCATCACGAGCAACGCCTCGTATTCGCAGGTCAACCTGTCCGAGTATTACTCGCTGTCCAAGCGTACGGGTCTGTATGCGTTGCAGGCGTATCAGCGCGCGAACGGCCAGACGCTGGGCACGGGCGGCCGCAGCATCATCAACGCGACGGCGACGATCGGCGACGGCTTCAATTCGACGCCTTCGTCATCGCGCAGCATGGTGGGCGTGGGCGTCGGCATGGTGCACCGGTTCTGACACTGGTTGACATTGCAGAAGCAGGACAGGGCGCCGCGATTGCGGCGCTTTTTTTATGGAGTGCGCGGGTTAGTCGAAGTAGTCGGAGCACAGAACAAAACCCGCCCGACGCATGAAGCGAACGGGCGGGTTCTGGTGCCAATCAGGTGCTCTTATCCAGCCGCCTTGAACCTCGCCGCAAGCTGCTCGGCGTTACGGGCAAGCAGTCCGATGTCGGACCCGACGGCCGTGAACAGACAGCCGAGATCGATATAGTGGCGCGCAAGCGCTTCATCGCCGGTCAGAATGCCCGCAGGCTTGCCCGTTGCGGCGATGCGCCTGATCGCGTCGTCGACGGCTGTCTGCACAGCGGGATGCTTGAGGTCGCCCACATGTCCGAGTGCTGCCGACAGATCGCCCGGACCGATAAAAATGCCGTCGACACCTTCGACAGCCGCAATCCGCTCCAGATTCTGCAAGCCGAGCCGGCTCTCGATCTGCACGAGCACGCATAGCTCGCTCGCGCAAAGCTTCGGATAATCCTTGATGCGCCCAAAGTCCGAGGCTCGCGCCGTCGACGCATAGCCGCGCACGCCTTCCGGCGGATAACGCGTGAAAGACACGGCATCGCGCGCTTCGTCTTCGGTTTCG from Paraburkholderia caribensis includes:
- a CDS encoding porin, producing MEKKHYAGVKAALVVGASLATAAPAFAQSSVTLYGIVDNGIGYQSSSTTLGSTTGGHSSVKMVTGVWAGSRFGLKGAEDLGGGTKAIFTLEEGFSANNGAMSTSNLMFSRQAFVGVTNDNYGSLTAGRQYASYYQLLSPYSPTTWLTGFYGAHAGDVDGLDTIYRANNTLLYMSPKIYGFKFSGSYSFGGVAGSAYQGSTWSTAVQYAQGPIGIAVGFSKINNSNVNGGTFGADTATSNAGAQAGVSAVTNGYQSARAQQRFAVGAGYTFNSQFDITATYSNVQYIPGIGSGFHDLSIWNSGGVVLHWKPTAAWDFATGYAYTRATKANGITSNASYSQVNLSEYYSLSKRTGLYALQAYQRANGQTLGTGGRSIINATATIGDGFNSTPSSSRSMVGVGVGMVHRF
- a CDS encoding HpcH/HpaI aldolase family protein produces the protein MKLPENPFKRALRAGRQQIGLWSSLASHVSVEILAGSGFDWLLLDMEHSPNELPMVHSQLQACAGTPTHPIVRPPWNDMVTIKRLLDSGAQTLLIPYVETEDEARDAVSFTRYPPEGVRGYASTARASDFGRIKDYPKLCASELCVLVQIESRLGLQNLERIAAVEGVDGIFIGPGDLSAALGHVGDLKHPAVQTAVDDAIRRIAATGKPAGILTGDEALARHYIDLGCLFTAVGSDIGLLARNAEQLAARFKAAG